One Kushneria konosiri genomic window, AAACGCCGGGAGGACATGGTGCAGTGCGTGAGCTCTGTGAATGGCTCCTTAACGCGCGGGGCGTCTGGCAGGATATCATTGATGCTCATGAGCGGCTCTGAGGCTGCATCGCTTATTCCGACAGGACGTGCATATGGCTTTTAGAGACAGACTTCCTTCCAAACGCACACGGGCACGCCTTGGCATTCTGGTGCTGGTACTGGCACTTGGAGGCGTACTGACACTGATCGACCAGCGAAATACCCTGATGTCTCCCGGCCCGGCACCGGAAAGCGAACAGGGGGTTCCGGATTATTATCTCGAAGGGGTCACCTACACCCGTTTCGATGACCAGGGCCGCATCTCACAGACCATGGAAAGCCCGCGCGTATCCCATACGCCTGCCGACGATGTGACCCGGGCGGTTACTCCGCACTTCACCCTGCTGGGCGATGATGGCCATCGCTGGACAGCGGATGGTGAGCGCGCCACGCTCGGCCCCAATGCCAACACGTTCGAACTGAGCGGAGATGCCGTACTGCGTCAGCCGGCAGACAATTGGCAACTTGAAACGGATGTGCTGCATTATGATGTACCATCTCGGCATGCCTGGAGCGACAGCGGCGCCGTATTCACTCAAAACGAACAGCGTACCCGGGGCGACCGTTTCAATGGCTGGGTCAACGAGGATCGCATGACGCTTGAGGGCAATGTGCAGGGTTTTCACCCCCCCATTCGCCGGTAATCGTCTTCTTTTTTACACATGAATGATGACAAGGATCTCCCATGACGCGCCCTCTGCTGCTGTGTACTTCTGCCCTGCTACTGGCAATGCTCGGCCAGCAGGCCATGGCTCTGGAAAGCGATCGCCAGAAACCCATCAATATCGGCGCTGATGCCCTCAACATCGATAACCGTGCCGGCACGGCCGTCTACACCGGGACAGTCGAAGTCGATCAGGGCACCATGAAGCTGCGCTCCAATCGCGTCGAGCTCAAGCGCGCCCAGAGCGGCGGCCTTTCGAGCCTGACCGCCAAAGGCGGTGATGGTGGGCGTGCCTATATCGAACAGCAGCCGGCACCCAATGATCCATTGGCCAAGGGATGGGGTAACACCATCATCTATCACGCCGGAGAGCGGCGTGTCGAACTGATCGGCAACGCCGAGCTGCATCAAAATGGTGACACCTTTAACGGCGGCTACGTGGAGTATTTCCTCGACTCCCGCCAGGTCAACGCTCGTGGCAACCAGAGCGCGAAGAGCAACAGCTCTGAAGGCAGCTCGGGCGGACGCGTTCGCATGCAACTGACGCCTGAAGACCAACAGGGCAGCAGCCAATGAAAACCCTTCACGCAGCCCATCTGGCCAAAAGCTTCAAGGGGCGCCGTGTCGTTCAGGACATCAGCCTGTCAATTCGGCAGGGAGAGATCGTGGGGCTTTTGGGCCCCAATGGTGCCGGCAAGACCACTTCGTTTTACATGATCGTTGGCCTGATCCAGGCCGACGCCGGTCATGTCGCCATCGATGATCTCGATCTCAGCCGCCAGCCGATGCACAAGCGTGCCCACGCCGGCATCAGCTACCTGCCTCAGGAAGCCTCGATCTTTCGCAAGCTGTCCGTAGCCGACAACATCATGGCCATCCTTGAAACACGCAAGGATCTGGATCGCTCACAGCGGCGCGAACGACTCAACCAGCTGCTTGAAGAATTCAGCATCAGCCATATCAGGGACAACATGGGCATGAGCCTGTCCGGTGGCGAGCGACGGCGTGTCGAGATTGCTCGTGCACTGGCCATCGAACCGGCCTTCATCCTGCTTGATGAGCCCTTTGCCGGCGTTGATCCCATTTCGGTTGGCGAAATCAAGGGCATCATCCGCCAGCTTCGCACCCGTGGCATTGGTGTTCTGATCACCGACCATAACGTTCGTGAAACGCTGGATATCTGTGATAACGCCTACATCGTCGGCAGCGGCCTGATCATTGCCGAAGGCGATGCCAATGCCGTGCTGAACAACCAGCACGTACGCGACGTTTATCTGGGTCACGAGTTTCGTCTTTAACCCCGAAGACTTGCCAATCGGTGGCATGATAATTGCAGCTTTAAACGCCTTGAGCACTTGCAAGGGGGCCGCGGACTGGATAGCGTGACATCACACGTTGGCGACCGGGCTTTACGAACATGATGAAACCCGCCTTACAGCTGCGCACGGGCACTCATCTCACCATGACGCCCCAGCTGCAGCAGGCCATCCATCTGCTGCAGCTCTCTACGCTGGATCTGCAGCAGGAACTCCAGATGGCGCTGGAAAGCAACCCGCTACTGGATATTGAAGAGGACCAGCCCCTCGACCTCGAGTTGCCGGAAACACCGCCCTCTCAGGAGGAATGGTCCAGTGACATTCCGGAAGAGTTGCCCCTGGATGCCCGCTGGGACGATGTCTATACCAACGGCAGCGCTTCCTCGAGCGCTGCAGATGACAGCTGGAGCATCGAACACAACGCCGTAGCCATCGATCTGACCTCGCATCTTCGTGAGCAGATTCTGCTGATGGACATGACCCCGCGGGAACAATTGATCACCGATACCCTGCTGGATGCCCTCGAACCCAGTGGCTATCTCGGTGTAGATCTTGAAGATCTTGGCAAGGGGCTTCGCCAGCAGGGGCTCGGTAATCTAAAACAGTCCGAACTGGAGCACATGCTTGCGCGGCTTCAACAGTGCGAACCGACCGGTGTATTTGCACGAGATCTGCGTGAATGCCTTTTGCTACAACTTGACCAACTCCCGGGCGACACCCCCTGGCTTGCCCAGACCCGACGCATGGTGCGCCAGTTTCTCGAACCGCTGGGACAAAATGATCGTCGTTTGCTCAAGCGCCGCCTGAGTCTTGATGATGACGCACTCGATGAAGTGATTCACACCATCCGGTCACTTAATCCAAGACCGGGTCGCGAGTTTGAATCCGTGGATCAACACCTCGTCATCCCGGATCTGGTGCTGCGCTACCACGCACGTCATGGCTGGCAGGTCGAGCTCAACCAGGAGGCCCTGCCAAAGCTTCGTATTCAGCCCGACTACGCAGCCCTTGTGCGGCGCGCCGACAAAAGTGAAGACAACACCTTTCTCAAACAACATCTTCAGGAAGCACGCTGGCTGCTCAAGAGCCTGTCGAGTCGCAATGAGACCCTCTTGCGGGTAGGACAGGAAATCATGACCCGACAGGCAGGGTTCATCGAACATGGCGATGAAGCCCTGAAACCCATGATTCTCGCTGATATTGCTCAGGCCGTGGACATGCACGAGTCAACCATCTCCAGGGTGACCACTCGCAAATATATCCACACGCCGCGCGGCATCATGGAGCTCAAGTATTTCTTCTCAAGCCATGTCGGTCAGGAAGGCGATGCCCATGCCAGCACGGCCATTCGCGCCCGAATCCGCAAGTTCATAGAAGAAGAGGCACCACGACGCCCGCTGTCTGATGCTCGTCTGGTGCAACTTCTGGCTGATAACGGCATCGTTGTTGCCCGGCGTACTGTCGCAAAATACCGTGAGGCCATGGGCATTCCCTCTTCCAGCGATCGCAAGCGTCTGGCCTGAATGGCATGAAAAGAGACAACAACATCATTCAGGGTTTGCGCTGACGGGAAAAGCGTTACAATCTGAGAGTAGCCGGAAGAGGCTTGCAGGTCCGGCGGTCCATGTGGACAACCGGTTATCCGTTTCGATTCAGGGAGCATGCCATGCAGGTAAACATTACCGGGCACCACGTCGAATTGACCGATGCACTGCGCGAGCACGTCAATCAGAAGCTTGCCAAGCTGGAACGTCACTATGACAACATCACCAATGTTCAGGTGACACTGTCTATTGAAAAGGAGCGCCAGCAGGCCGCGGCCACGTTGCATGCCGCAGGTGCCGAACTTCATGCTCAGGCCGAGCAGGAAGATCTCTATGTTGCCATTGATGCCTTGACAGAGAAGCTTGATCGCCAGCTGCTCAAGCACAAGGAGAAAACACAGGCCCGCTCCCAGGGCAACGGCAAATACCTGTAACCCATGACACTTGACCAGATACTCCCCTCCGACCGAATCCTGTTTGATGTGGAAGGGGGCAGCAAGAAGCGCGTGCTGGAATTTTTCAGCGGGTTCATCTCACAAAACATTCCCAGTCTCGACAGCCAGGAAGTCTTTTCCCGTCTGATCAGCAGGGAGCGTCTGGGGAGTACCGGTGTGGGGAATGGCGTGGCCATTCCCCATGCACGCAATTCACACTGCCGCCAGCCGCTGGCCGGATTCATGCGCCTACAGCAGGCGGTGGATTTTGATGCCATCGACGGTGAGCCCGTCGATCTGCTTTTCGTGCTGCTGGTCCCTGAAGCAGCCGAAGACACGCATCTTTCCCTGCTGGCGCAGATTGCTGAAGTCATGAACGCCGCCGAAACCCGGCATGCCCTGCGCAATGCCCATGATGAGCAGGAACTTCATGACATTCTGATGCAGGCCATCAGTCAACTTTCAACGAGAGTATAAGCAGCATGGCCATGGAACTTGTTATCGTCAGTGGACGCTCCGGTTCCGGCAAGTCCATCGCGCTTCAGGCGCTGGAAGATCAGGGCTTTTATGCCATCGACAATCTACCTGCGATGCTTCTGTCTTCCCTGATCGATGAACTCGAAGCCGGCAGCCCGCACAGAAACCGCGTTGCTGTCAGCATTGATGCCCGCAACCTGCCCAGCGAACTGGAGCGCTTTCCGGAACATCTGGAGGCCCTTTCCACGCGCGGCATTCATTGCCGGGTGGTCTACCTTACGGCAGATTCCCGTGTGCTTCTGGAGCGCTATGCGGCCACACGACGTCGTCACCCTCTGACGCGCGAAACACAGATGACGCTGGCCGAGGCGATCGAAGCCGAACATCAGTTTCTCTCCCCGCTTCGCCATACGGCAGATCTGGTCATCGACACCTCGAGTCAGTCAGTGCATGACCTGAGACGCCGCGTGGCCGAACAGGTGGCACATCATGACATCAATGATCTGACGCTGACCTTTGAATCCTTTGGCTTCAAGCGTGGTGTGCCACTTGATGCCGATATGGTGTTTGATGTGCGCTGCCTGCCCAATCCTTACTGGGACCCACGCTATCGCACCCAGACAGGCCAGGACGATGATGTTATCGCCTTTCTTGAAGCCCATGACGAGGTCAGGGCAATGTTTGGCGACATTTGCCAGTGGCTCGAGCGCTGGTTGCCCTCCTACCTGGCCAGCCATCGCAGCTATCTGACCGTCGCCATCGGCTGCACCGGTGGCCAGCATCGTTCGGTGTATCTGGCAGAACAACTCGGCGAGCATTTTGCCGATCAGTTTCCGGCCGTACGAATCCGCCATCGTGAACTGACCATCCAGCGCGCTGTCAGCGAGGCGGGTGATGCTTCAGCGTGAACTGACCCTGACCAATCGTCGCGGCCTGCATGCGAGAGCCGCGACGCGGCTTGTACAGTGCTGCCAGCCCTTTTCGTCTCGCGTGACGATTTATCATGGTGAAAGAAGCGCCGACGCGGCCAACATCATGTCGCTTCTGATGCTGGCTGCCCCCTGTACCAGCGTGGTTCATGTTCATGTGGAAGGTGACGATGCCGAAGAAGCGCTCACGGCCATCGTGGCCCTTTTCGAGGCGCGCTTCGACGAGGATCAATAGATCTCGAACCGCAGATAAACCGGCATCCGGCGTTCACGAACATTGTTCGACTCTCTGCTAGAATACGGCTCTTCGATGGGCTGACACAGGGATGTCACAACAATGAGCAATGATCAGAAAGGACGTCAGCCCCGTCTGGAGCGACTTGAAAACGCCCTGGCACAGCGGGAGATGGACCAGGTGCGTCGTCTGCTTCGCCGCGGTCTTCCGCCTGCCGATGTTGCCCAGCTGCTGGAGTCTATCCCGCCGCGCGAGCGTGACATCCTCTGGGAGCAGGTCGACAGCCAGGCCAAGGGCGAGATTCTTCAGTACCTGAATGATGACATCCAGACCGAGTTTTTAAACCGGATGGATGCCCCTGAGCTGTTGCTGGCGACCCAGCAGCTCGACAACGATGATGCAGCCGATCTGCTGCAGCGTCTGCCTCACACCACGCTTGAAGACATCCTGTCCAGGATGGCGCCCAGCCGCCGGGCGAGCATCGAGATGGTGCTGTCCTATCCCGAGGACACGGCCGGCGGGTTGATGGATACCAACACCATCACCATTCGCCCGGAGGTCACACTCGATGTGGTTCTGCGCTATCTGCGCCGGCACAGGCGCCTGCCTGAATCCACGGACAACCTGCTGGTCGTGACGCGACACAATGAGCTGATCGGCGTTTTGCCCATCAACCGTATTCTGGTCAGTGCACCCGGCATCAGCGTGCGCGAAATCATGGACACCGACGTGGTAACCCTCACGGCGCTGATGCATGAGGATGAAGTGGCCAGCATCTTCGAACGCAGGGATTTGATCTCGGCACCGGTCATCAGTGCCGACAATCGGCTGCTGGGGCGAATCACCATTGATGACGTGGTCGATGTCATTCGCGAAAACTCGGCGCGCACCATGATGAGCATGGCCGGCCTCGAGGATGAAGAAGATACCTTTGCGCCGGTGCTGCGCACCAGCCGCCGACGCGCCGTCTGGCTGGGCATCAACCTGATCGCCGCCACCATTGTCTCGATTGCGATCGGATTTTTCGAAGACACCATCCAGCAGATTGCCGCACTGGCCGTGTTGATGCCAATCGTTTCCAGCATGGGCGGCATTGCCGGCTCTCAGACCCTGACCGTATTGATCCGGGGGCTTGCACTGGGACATGTTTCGGGGGCCAACGTGCGCTGGCTGGTGGTGCGCGAACTCCTGTCCGGCTCGATCAACGGTGTTCTGTGGGCGGCCATCGTGGCCGTCATGGCCGTGGTGCGCTTTCATGACATGACGCTGGGCGCCATCATCGCCATGGCCATGGTCATTAACCTGCTGGTAGCCGCACTGGCGGGCACCCTGATTCCGGTCATCCTGAAAAAACTCTCGATCGACCCGGCACTGTCAGGCGGCGTGCTGTTGACCACCATTACCGATGTCGTGGGCTTTGTAGCCTTTCTGGGGCTGGCCACCGCCATGTATTGACACAATGCCGGAGCCTTCAGGGAGTCATCATGCCCTGAAGGCATTCATGTCTAGCCGGCCACCATAATGTCGTCGATCAGCCAGCTGCCGGTATGCACGCTGCTGCGTCGATCGATGTCATCTCCCAGCCCCACGAGATTGCCAAACATGTCGCGCAGATTGCCGGCAATGGTGAACTCTTCCACCGGCGCCACAATGCGACCCTTCTCGATGAGAAAACCGGCCGCCCCACGAGAGTAGTCTCCAGTGACCGTATTGACGCCCTGCCCCATCAGCTCGGTGACCATGACGCCGCGCTCGATATTGCCCAGCAGCGCCTCGTGAGACGTCAACGGCGCCTGCAGGCGTACATTGCGTGCCCCGCCCGAGTTGCCGGTGGTGACAAGCCCGAGTCGTCGCGCGCTGTAGCTCGAGAGCATCCAGCTGGCCAGACGCCCGTCCACGATGAACTCATTGTCTCGCGTATAAACCCCCTCATCGTCATAGGCACTGCTGGCAATGGCGCCATATTCGCGCGGGCGCTCACCAAGACTCAGCCATTCGGGAAACAGTGACTCCCCCATCGCATCGCATAGAAAGGAGGACTCGCGAAAAATGGCGCCTCCGGCAATGGCGTTGAGCAGGTGCCCGATCAATGACCGCGCCATGTTGGGCGTAAACAGTACCGGCATTCTGCCGGTATCCATCGGCCTTGACCCCAGACGCGCCATGGCCTGCTCGGCCGCCACACGCCCGACGGATTCGGGCGCCCTGAGACGCGAGGGATCACAGCTGACGGTATAATCGTGGTCACGCTGCATCCCGGCATCATCGCGGGCAATCATCATGCACGAAAGCGCATGATGGCTGACGCGCGTCGCCCCCATAAAGCCATGGCTGTTGCCATAGACGCTGACGCCCTCACTGGTCGTGAGCGAGGCGCCATCGCTGCTGTCGATGCCTGCAACGGCAAGGCCGCCCTGTTCACAGCGTCTGGCCAGCTCGACACCCTCATCGGGCGCCAGTGCCCATGGATGATGAACGCCCATATCAGGCATTTCACGGGTCAGAAGCGCCGGATCGGCCAGCCCGGCCGCCGGGTCCTCTGCCGTATAGCGGGCAATATCGAGTGCCCGTTTGACAGCCTCCATCAGCGAGTTCCGGGACGCGTCACTGCTGGAGACGCTGGCGCGGCGCTGCCCGAGATAAAGCGTGACGCCAATACCCTGATCCCGCGCCATTTCCAGTGTCTCGACGCTGCCCTTGCGGACGTTGATTTCCATGCCCTGCTGGACGCTGGCACCAATCTCGCAGGCATCGGCCCCTGCGCGACGGGCGTGCTCCAGTGCCTGCGTCACGGCCGTTTCCAGCGCTGCCTGCTGACCATCTATATCGAGTGTGCTCGCCATGGCGCTCTCCTGTCTGCCCTGGAGGGGGAACGAGCCTGATATACTCTCCCCCCTATTCATTTGTCCTTCGCTTGCCGGAGCTCTTGCATGTCGCCACGAAAAAAATCACGCGCGTCCTCGATCGAGGAGACGTCGTCTGATACCGATAGCCAGCATGATGAGTTTCATCATGACAATGGCCGCCCCAACAAGACCCGCCTGAAACAGGAAGCGCAGGACCTCAAGGAGCTGGGTGAACAGATCATCGCCATGTCCGAGGCAGAGCGTGCGCGCCTGCCCCTGTCCGATGATCTGCTGGCTGCCATCGACGAAACCCGCCGCA contains:
- the mgtE gene encoding magnesium transporter, coding for MSNDQKGRQPRLERLENALAQREMDQVRRLLRRGLPPADVAQLLESIPPRERDILWEQVDSQAKGEILQYLNDDIQTEFLNRMDAPELLLATQQLDNDDAADLLQRLPHTTLEDILSRMAPSRRASIEMVLSYPEDTAGGLMDTNTITIRPEVTLDVVLRYLRRHRRLPESTDNLLVVTRHNELIGVLPINRILVSAPGISVREIMDTDVVTLTALMHEDEVASIFERRDLISAPVISADNRLLGRITIDDVVDVIRENSARTMMSMAGLEDEEDTFAPVLRTSRRRAVWLGINLIAATIVSIAIGFFEDTIQQIAALAVLMPIVSSMGGIAGSQTLTVLIRGLALGHVSGANVRWLVVRELLSGSINGVLWAAIVAVMAVVRFHDMTLGAIIAMAMVINLLVAALAGTLIPVILKKLSIDPALSGGVLLTTITDVVGFVAFLGLATAMY
- the ptsN gene encoding PTS IIA-like nitrogen regulatory protein PtsN, coding for MTLDQILPSDRILFDVEGGSKKRVLEFFSGFISQNIPSLDSQEVFSRLISRERLGSTGVGNGVAIPHARNSHCRQPLAGFMRLQQAVDFDAIDGEPVDLLFVLLVPEAAEDTHLSLLAQIAEVMNAAETRHALRNAHDEQELHDILMQAISQLSTRV
- the lptA gene encoding lipopolysaccharide transport periplasmic protein LptA; the protein is MTRPLLLCTSALLLAMLGQQAMALESDRQKPINIGADALNIDNRAGTAVYTGTVEVDQGTMKLRSNRVELKRAQSGGLSSLTAKGGDGGRAYIEQQPAPNDPLAKGWGNTIIYHAGERRVELIGNAELHQNGDTFNGGYVEYFLDSRQVNARGNQSAKSNSSEGSSGGRVRMQLTPEDQQGSSQ
- the hpf gene encoding ribosome hibernation-promoting factor, HPF/YfiA family → MQVNITGHHVELTDALREHVNQKLAKLERHYDNITNVQVTLSIEKERQQAAATLHAAGAELHAQAEQEDLYVAIDALTEKLDRQLLKHKEKTQARSQGNGKYL
- the pmbA gene encoding metalloprotease PmbA, encoding MASTLDIDGQQAALETAVTQALEHARRAGADACEIGASVQQGMEINVRKGSVETLEMARDQGIGVTLYLGQRRASVSSSDASRNSLMEAVKRALDIARYTAEDPAAGLADPALLTREMPDMGVHHPWALAPDEGVELARRCEQGGLAVAGIDSSDGASLTTSEGVSVYGNSHGFMGATRVSHHALSCMMIARDDAGMQRDHDYTVSCDPSRLRAPESVGRVAAEQAMARLGSRPMDTGRMPVLFTPNMARSLIGHLLNAIAGGAIFRESSFLCDAMGESLFPEWLSLGERPREYGAIASSAYDDEGVYTRDNEFIVDGRLASWMLSSYSARRLGLVTTGNSGGARNVRLQAPLTSHEALLGNIERGVMVTELMGQGVNTVTGDYSRGAAGFLIEKGRIVAPVEEFTIAGNLRDMFGNLVGLGDDIDRRSSVHTGSWLIDDIMVAG
- the lptC gene encoding LPS export ABC transporter periplasmic protein LptC, whose amino-acid sequence is MAFRDRLPSKRTRARLGILVLVLALGGVLTLIDQRNTLMSPGPAPESEQGVPDYYLEGVTYTRFDDQGRISQTMESPRVSHTPADDVTRAVTPHFTLLGDDGHRWTADGERATLGPNANTFELSGDAVLRQPADNWQLETDVLHYDVPSRHAWSDSGAVFTQNEQRTRGDRFNGWVNEDRMTLEGNVQGFHPPIRR
- the rapZ gene encoding RNase adapter RapZ, whose protein sequence is MELVIVSGRSGSGKSIALQALEDQGFYAIDNLPAMLLSSLIDELEAGSPHRNRVAVSIDARNLPSELERFPEHLEALSTRGIHCRVVYLTADSRVLLERYAATRRRHPLTRETQMTLAEAIEAEHQFLSPLRHTADLVIDTSSQSVHDLRRRVAEQVAHHDINDLTLTFESFGFKRGVPLDADMVFDVRCLPNPYWDPRYRTQTGQDDDVIAFLEAHDEVRAMFGDICQWLERWLPSYLASHRSYLTVAIGCTGGQHRSVYLAEQLGEHFADQFPAVRIRHRELTIQRAVSEAGDASA
- a CDS encoding RNA polymerase factor sigma-54, with protein sequence MMKPALQLRTGTHLTMTPQLQQAIHLLQLSTLDLQQELQMALESNPLLDIEEDQPLDLELPETPPSQEEWSSDIPEELPLDARWDDVYTNGSASSSAADDSWSIEHNAVAIDLTSHLREQILLMDMTPREQLITDTLLDALEPSGYLGVDLEDLGKGLRQQGLGNLKQSELEHMLARLQQCEPTGVFARDLRECLLLQLDQLPGDTPWLAQTRRMVRQFLEPLGQNDRRLLKRRLSLDDDALDEVIHTIRSLNPRPGREFESVDQHLVIPDLVLRYHARHGWQVELNQEALPKLRIQPDYAALVRRADKSEDNTFLKQHLQEARWLLKSLSSRNETLLRVGQEIMTRQAGFIEHGDEALKPMILADIAQAVDMHESTISRVTTRKYIHTPRGIMELKYFFSSHVGQEGDAHASTAIRARIRKFIEEEAPRRPLSDARLVQLLADNGIVVARRTVAKYREAMGIPSSSDRKRLA
- a CDS encoding HPr family phosphocarrier protein — translated: MLQRELTLTNRRGLHARAATRLVQCCQPFSSRVTIYHGERSADAANIMSLLMLAAPCTSVVHVHVEGDDAEEALTAIVALFEARFDEDQ
- the lptB gene encoding LPS export ABC transporter ATP-binding protein, which produces MKTLHAAHLAKSFKGRRVVQDISLSIRQGEIVGLLGPNGAGKTTSFYMIVGLIQADAGHVAIDDLDLSRQPMHKRAHAGISYLPQEASIFRKLSVADNIMAILETRKDLDRSQRRERLNQLLEEFSISHIRDNMGMSLSGGERRRVEIARALAIEPAFILLDEPFAGVDPISVGEIKGIIRQLRTRGIGVLITDHNVRETLDICDNAYIVGSGLIIAEGDANAVLNNQHVRDVYLGHEFRL